Genomic segment of Candidatus Aegiribacteria sp.:
AGAATTGAGAACTCCCCTTGACGACGATCAGATCAGCAACCTTGAATCCGGAGATAAAGTATTCCTTTCGGGAGAGATCTACACAGGTCGTGACGCGGCACACAAACGTCTGGTCAAACTCATTGAGGAAGGGAAAGAGCTGCCCTTCGATCTGAAGGGTGCGGTCATGTATTATGTAGGTCCTGCTCCTTCAAGACCCGGGCAGATAATGAATTCCGCCGGACCAACTACCAGTTACAGAATGGATTCATTCACGCCGCTGATGCTGGAGAACGGCCTGAAAGGAACAATTGGAAAAGGTCCCAGATCAATAGAGGTACGTGAATCCATGGTAAAAAACAAAGGGGTGTATTTTGCCGCCGTGGGCGGAGCAGCTGCCGGAATCGCTTTTTCTGTTAAACAGGCAGAAGTTATTGCCTACGAAGATCTTGGCCCGGAAGCAATCAGAAGGCTTATTGTTGAACGGATGCCTCTGTTCGTTGTGAATGATACAAAAGGTAATGATCTCTTCGAGGCGGGGGTCGCAGAATACCGCCGCGAGGAATAGGATAACTGCTGTACTAACTCTGAACATGAACGGGATGGAGAAATGAAGGAATTCGACCTGACCCTGAAAGATCTTGGTGATCTGTTCCCGGAGGATTTTTCCCAGGAACAGATTGCAAAGGCAAAAACCGTCTTTCTGAAAGAACTGGCTTACAGCGCGCACAAATTCTACAAAGGGAAAATGATGACAGTTCCCAAGGCTGGTCTTTACGGTTTCAACTGGTTCAATGTCTGGTACACGCCGGGTGTATCCAAAGTATCAACCACCATCCGGGATAATAATGAAGCTGCCTACGACCTTTCGAACAAGGGTAATTTCATTGCTGTCGTGAGTGATTCCACAAGGGTTCTCGGAGATGGTGACTGTACGCCTCCCGGAGGTCTTGGCGTGATGGAGGGTAAAGCATTCCTGATGAAATATCTGGGAGGGGTGGATGCGGTAGCGCTCTGCATAGATAATCGCGATAAGAACGGTAATCCTGATCCCGACAAGATCATCGATTTTGTAAAGATGGTTCAGCCCAGTTTCGGAGGGATCAATCTCGAGGATATCTCGCAGCCGAACTGTTTCAAGGTTCTTGATA
This window contains:
- a CDS encoding Fe-S-containing hydro-lyase encodes the protein MPCQSAWRNNNLEKEEIALKTVELRTPLDDDQISNLESGDKVFLSGEIYTGRDAAHKRLVKLIEEGKELPFDLKGAVMYYVGPAPSRPGQIMNSAGPTTSYRMDSFTPLMLENGLKGTIGKGPRSIEVRESMVKNKGVYFAAVGGAAAGIAFSVKQAEVIAYEDLGPEAIRRLIVERMPLFVVNDTKGNDLFEAGVAEYRREE